In Mustela lutreola isolate mMusLut2 chromosome 1, mMusLut2.pri, whole genome shotgun sequence, one genomic interval encodes:
- the LOC131832290 gene encoding histone PARylation factor 1 isoform X2, translating into MAGGGGKRRPGGEGQQCEKTVDVKKSKSCEAEVSSDLRKEIENHYKLSLPEDFYHFWKFCEELDPENPADSLSTSLGLRLVGPYDILAGKHKMKKKSSSLNFNLHWRFYYDPPEFQTIVIGDNKTQFHMGYFRLFLMKKLKEVTDKKKTSLLKNIDEKLTEAARELGYSLEQRTMKMKQRDKKVVTKTFHGAGLVVPVDKNDVGYRELPETDANLKRICKTIVEAPSDEDRLKAFAPIQEMMTFVQFANDECDYGMGLELGMDLFCYGSHYFHKVAGQLLPLAYNLLKRNLFAEIIEDHLANRSKENIDQLSA; encoded by the exons ATGGCCGGCGGTGGCGGGAAACGCAGGCccggcggggaggggcagcag TGTGAAAAAACAGTTGATGTGAAGAAAAGTAAATCCTGTGAAGCTGAGGTCTCCAGTGACCTtcggaaagaaatagaaaatcattatAAGCTTTCTCTACCTGAAGACTTCTATCACTTCTGGAAGTTCTGTGAAGAACTTGATCCTGAAAACCCAGCTG ATTCACTTTCCACAAGCCTTGGACTTCGATTAGTGGGTCCTTATGATATCCTTGCcggaaaacataaaatgaagaaaaaatcatCAAGCCTGAATTTTAACCTTCACTGGAGATTTTACTATGATCCTCCTGAGTTCCAGACCATCGTTATTGGAGATAATAAAACTCAATTCCACATGGGGTATTTCAG attatttctGATGAAAAAGCTTAAGGAAgtaacagataaaaagaaaactagtcTCTTGAAAAACATAGATGAAAAACTCACAGAAGCAGCCAGAGAACTTGGGTACTCACTGGAACAGAGAACCATGAAGATGAAACAGAGAGATAAGAAA gTCGTGACAAAGACCTTTCATGGTGCAGGCTTGGTTGTCCCAGTAGATAAAAATGATGTTGGGTACAGAGAGCTCCCTGAAACAGATG CCAACCTCAAGAGAATTTGCAAGACAATTGTTGAGGCACCAAGTGATGAGGACAGACTAAAAGCTTTTGCTCCCATTCAGGAAATGATGACTTTTGTGCAGTTTGCTAATGATGAATGTGATTATGGTATGGGGCTTGAGCTGGGAATGGATCTCTTTTGTTATGGCTCACAc tattttcataAAGTTGCTGGCCAGCTTTTACCTCTTGCATATAATCTGTTGAAGAGGAATCTCTTTGCAGAAATTATTGAAGATCATTTGGCAAACAGAAGTAAAGAAAACATAGACCAACTTTCAGCATGA
- the LOC131832290 gene encoding histone PARylation factor 1 isoform X1: MAGGGGKRRPGGEGQQCEKTVDVKKSKSCEAEVSSDLRKEIENHYKLSLPEDFYHFWKFCEELDPENPADSLSTSLGLRLVGPYDILAGKHKMKKKSSSLNFNLHWRFYYDPPEFQTIVIGDNKTQFHMGYFRDSPDELPVYVGTNEAKKNCTIVQNGDNVFAAVKLFLMKKLKEVTDKKKTSLLKNIDEKLTEAARELGYSLEQRTMKMKQRDKKVVTKTFHGAGLVVPVDKNDVGYRELPETDANLKRICKTIVEAPSDEDRLKAFAPIQEMMTFVQFANDECDYGMGLELGMDLFCYGSHYFHKVAGQLLPLAYNLLKRNLFAEIIEDHLANRSKENIDQLSA; this comes from the exons ATGGCCGGCGGTGGCGGGAAACGCAGGCccggcggggaggggcagcag TGTGAAAAAACAGTTGATGTGAAGAAAAGTAAATCCTGTGAAGCTGAGGTCTCCAGTGACCTtcggaaagaaatagaaaatcattatAAGCTTTCTCTACCTGAAGACTTCTATCACTTCTGGAAGTTCTGTGAAGAACTTGATCCTGAAAACCCAGCTG ATTCACTTTCCACAAGCCTTGGACTTCGATTAGTGGGTCCTTATGATATCCTTGCcggaaaacataaaatgaagaaaaaatcatCAAGCCTGAATTTTAACCTTCACTGGAGATTTTACTATGATCCTCCTGAGTTCCAGACCATCGTTATTGGAGATAATAAAACTCAATTCCACATGGGGTATTTCAG GGATTCTCCTGATGAACTTCCTGTATATGTTGGTAcaaatgaagcaaagaaaaacTGCACTATTGTTCAAAATGGAGATAATGTGTTTGCCGCAGTCaa attatttctGATGAAAAAGCTTAAGGAAgtaacagataaaaagaaaactagtcTCTTGAAAAACATAGATGAAAAACTCACAGAAGCAGCCAGAGAACTTGGGTACTCACTGGAACAGAGAACCATGAAGATGAAACAGAGAGATAAGAAA gTCGTGACAAAGACCTTTCATGGTGCAGGCTTGGTTGTCCCAGTAGATAAAAATGATGTTGGGTACAGAGAGCTCCCTGAAACAGATG CCAACCTCAAGAGAATTTGCAAGACAATTGTTGAGGCACCAAGTGATGAGGACAGACTAAAAGCTTTTGCTCCCATTCAGGAAATGATGACTTTTGTGCAGTTTGCTAATGATGAATGTGATTATGGTATGGGGCTTGAGCTGGGAATGGATCTCTTTTGTTATGGCTCACAc tattttcataAAGTTGCTGGCCAGCTTTTACCTCTTGCATATAATCTGTTGAAGAGGAATCTCTTTGCAGAAATTATTGAAGATCATTTGGCAAACAGAAGTAAAGAAAACATAGACCAACTTTCAGCATGA